In one Candidatus Neomarinimicrobiota bacterium genomic region, the following are encoded:
- the mazG gene encoding nucleoside triphosphate pyrophosphohydrolase, which translates to MMTGKLFEDLVSLVETLRGENGCPWDREQTHSSLLPYFLEEAYEVVETVDQEDWETLSEELGDILLHVVFQTRIAEEEHHFKLDKVIRSINEKLVRRHPHVFGDKKAEGPKRARMRWETAKQKEKGRESRLDGVPKILPALVRSQRLQEKASYVGFDWERKDQVWQKVLEELEELKEAQSEGKGAAEEEMGDLLFALVNLCRFLNISAESALRKSSEKFFNRFKLVEKELKKKRKSVEDATLQEMEEIWNSLKKQEPRSKDQEPPHGRKLPSG; encoded by the coding sequence ATGATGACCGGGAAGTTGTTTGAAGATCTCGTCTCCCTGGTGGAGACTCTCAGAGGAGAGAACGGGTGCCCCTGGGATCGTGAGCAGACCCACAGTTCCCTTCTCCCCTATTTTCTCGAAGAAGCTTATGAAGTTGTGGAGACAGTGGACCAGGAAGATTGGGAAACTCTGTCGGAGGAGCTGGGAGATATTCTACTCCATGTGGTTTTTCAGACAAGGATTGCAGAAGAAGAACACCATTTCAAGCTGGATAAGGTCATCCGATCCATCAATGAAAAACTGGTGAGGAGGCATCCACACGTCTTTGGAGACAAGAAAGCTGAAGGACCCAAACGTGCCCGGATGAGATGGGAGACGGCAAAGCAGAAGGAAAAAGGCCGGGAGTCTCGGCTCGACGGTGTGCCAAAAATCCTCCCTGCCCTGGTCCGGTCCCAGCGTCTCCAGGAGAAAGCATCCTATGTGGGATTTGATTGGGAGAGGAAAGATCAAGTGTGGCAGAAGGTTCTTGAGGAGCTCGAGGAATTGAAGGAGGCTCAGTCCGAAGGAAAAGGAGCTGCCGAGGAAGAGATGGGCGATCTTCTTTTTGCTCTGGTAAATCTGTGCCGCTTCTTGAACATTTCCGCGGAGAGTGCCCTCCGAAAATCCAGTGAGAAATTTTTCAATCGATTCAAGCTGGTTGAAAAGGAGCTCAAAAAGAAAAGAAAGTCAGTGGAGGATGCGACCCTTCAGGAAATGGAGGAAATCTGGAACTCGCTCAAGAAACAAGAGCCAAGGAGCAAGGATCAAGAACCCCCGCACGGTCGCAAACTCCCTTCGGGGTAA
- a CDS encoding hemolysin family protein: MIALEITVFVLLLAFSAFFSGAEAAFFSLSNTTLARTKETEQIMEILRRPRRLLITLLTGNTVVNTMMAFFAALITADIALKAGANVPLLLAAETVVVTVVILLVSEITPKILALKNSQTYARRVSLPVRIVSLILYPVAALLYKLTHFLTGWLPFKKEQLFESKAELRTLADLGADRGSLNEEETRMIKSVFDYGETAVREIMVPRIDVVGIEKETTVEKAIEIIQNTRLSKFPVYNQSIDSIEGMLYAKDLLPHLNGGRDARELLSFCREPFFVPESKQIDDLLRDFQQRREMVAVVVDEYGGTAGLVTVEDIVEEVVGEIRDEFDRDSPLIIPVRKKQWLVDAKIAINDLQDRLPIPFPEEREYDTMAGFLFLQFGDIPSPGERIEFEGYDFEVRTVSGNRIVQVVVTET; encoded by the coding sequence TTGATCGCACTCGAAATTACCGTTTTTGTTCTGCTCCTGGCATTCTCGGCTTTCTTCTCGGGGGCCGAAGCGGCCTTCTTTTCACTCTCAAACACAACTCTTGCCCGGACAAAAGAGACGGAACAGATCATGGAAATCCTGCGCCGTCCAAGGAGACTTCTGATCACACTTCTGACGGGAAACACCGTCGTGAATACCATGATGGCTTTCTTCGCCGCCCTCATCACCGCCGACATCGCCTTGAAAGCGGGAGCCAACGTGCCTCTGCTTCTGGCCGCTGAGACAGTGGTGGTCACGGTGGTGATTCTACTGGTAAGTGAAATTACACCAAAGATACTCGCCCTCAAGAATTCGCAAACTTACGCCAGGCGGGTATCCCTCCCCGTGCGAATCGTCAGCCTTATCCTCTATCCCGTCGCCGCACTGCTGTACAAACTCACTCATTTCCTCACGGGCTGGCTTCCCTTCAAGAAAGAGCAGCTTTTCGAATCAAAGGCCGAATTGCGAACCCTGGCGGATCTCGGTGCAGACAGGGGGAGTCTCAATGAAGAAGAGACACGAATGATTAAATCGGTGTTTGATTATGGAGAGACCGCCGTTCGCGAGATCATGGTGCCGAGGATCGATGTGGTTGGCATTGAGAAGGAAACAACGGTGGAAAAAGCCATCGAAATCATTCAAAACACGCGGCTGTCGAAATTTCCCGTGTACAACCAAAGCATCGATTCCATAGAAGGTATGCTTTACGCCAAGGATCTACTTCCCCATCTCAACGGAGGCAGGGACGCTCGTGAACTTCTCTCTTTCTGCCGGGAACCCTTCTTTGTTCCGGAGTCGAAGCAGATTGACGATCTCTTGCGGGATTTCCAGCAGAGGAGGGAAATGGTCGCCGTCGTTGTGGATGAGTATGGCGGTACCGCCGGACTGGTAACCGTGGAGGATATTGTGGAGGAGGTGGTGGGCGAAATCCGCGACGAGTTTGACCGTGACTCTCCCCTCATCATCCCTGTTCGAAAAAAGCAGTGGCTTGTTGACGCGAAAATCGCCATAAACGATCTGCAGGATAGACTCCCCATCCCATTCCCCGAGGAGAGGGAATATGACACCATGGCCGGATTTCTCTTCCTGCAGTTCGGGGATATTCCATCGCCGGGAGAGAGGATCGAATTCGAAGGCTATGATTTTGAAGTGAGAACAGTTTCAGGAAACCGCATCGTACAGGTTGTTGTCACAGAAACGTGA
- the ybeY gene encoding rRNA maturation RNase YbeY, translating to MISVLTEVADGDVTAVSSTVEEFVKTAMNRGGVEDGTVTVILTNDQTLRELQLRFREKNEFTDVLAFRLDSGKSEPMEGEIYISVERATENSKKYGVSLADELSRLIFHGCLHLAGHKDSTQIEKTEMRQLEDQLLEQAAVGSLLKH from the coding sequence ATGATTTCTGTCCTCACTGAAGTAGCTGACGGCGATGTGACGGCTGTCTCATCCACCGTTGAAGAATTTGTGAAAACCGCTATGAATCGGGGCGGCGTTGAGGATGGAACTGTCACTGTAATTCTTACTAATGATCAGACGCTTCGAGAACTGCAACTGAGATTCCGGGAAAAAAATGAGTTTACAGATGTCCTGGCATTCCGACTCGACAGCGGGAAATCCGAGCCCATGGAAGGGGAAATCTACATCAGTGTGGAAAGAGCGACGGAGAACTCAAAGAAATATGGCGTATCTCTCGCCGACGAATTGAGTCGCCTGATCTTTCACGGTTGTCTTCACCTCGCGGGTCACAAGGACAGCACACAAATCGAGAAGACTGAGATGCGCCAGCTCGAAGATCAACTTCTGGAACAGGCGGCGGTTGGCAGTCTCCTGAAACATTGA
- a CDS encoding HDIG domain-containing metalloprotein, with product MKPLFGSKKSKNNNDREGNQTRRILIFTGLTLILSLFFPRGKSLEYNYNLDDITREEIVAQFSFPILKEENKLQADMDEKIRSTPYLFARQQEIVNEQTEGIESFFRSAVELHAARERYDETQSLLFAYRYTDQYEQVRTVAVTDSAALSQAEESFRGNYPFDLSNPLWKNFIQKMHSDGREIDYEEFKQTVINICRNRWAEGIFDIEKSEIKSDQVAVDAGDVLELFKIGDFNDLEEAWGVRTKDELRNAYPEEDNILSKIGYDIVVAFMKPNVIFNKEKTEERKTDALAKVPRYQGIVMENERIVDANTRVTREVLLKLDSYRHELDKREKFETGLAVILPWVGRILLVGVILSFFFTFLRTYRRTLFEDNKMLLLFGTMYLLMVALAYVFVFTFGLSEYLVPVTVVAMVVTVLFDARIAVMAMVALSILIAFIIGNKLDFVIVSLFTSVAAIYAVRKLRTRAQLFSAILYIVVGGALAIAALGMLKRTEWTHIRYDFLFIGMSGILAPFITFGLSALLEIVFGVTSDLTLLELSDFNHPLLKRLSKEANGTFNHCVVVGNMVESCANALKANPLLCRVGAYYHDIGKLMRPEYFVENQLGSDNKHDNLSATLSARIITSHVKDGLKLAREYRLPPAVSDFIPMHHGTDRIEYFYQKAVDQANGNPSKVNESDFCYSGPKPDTKETGILMICEAVEATVRSLKNPDLRQINATVTKIIEKRLKDGQLDNCPLTMRDLARMRGDVRGGDGLLPVLRGIYHLRIEYPDQKKIPSRPTASA from the coding sequence ATGAAACCACTTTTTGGGTCAAAAAAGTCAAAGAATAACAACGACAGGGAGGGGAACCAGACACGCCGTATCCTGATTTTCACCGGTCTTACATTGATTCTCTCACTTTTCTTTCCCCGGGGGAAGTCGCTGGAATACAACTACAATTTGGACGATATCACAAGGGAAGAAATTGTGGCCCAGTTCAGTTTTCCCATTCTGAAGGAGGAAAACAAACTGCAGGCGGATATGGATGAAAAAATCCGCTCCACACCCTACCTGTTTGCTCGACAACAGGAGATCGTCAATGAGCAGACCGAGGGGATCGAATCCTTTTTTCGGTCTGCTGTGGAACTACACGCGGCGAGGGAAAGATATGACGAGACTCAGTCTCTCCTCTTTGCCTACCGCTACACCGACCAATATGAACAGGTACGCACCGTCGCCGTCACCGATAGCGCTGCTCTGAGCCAGGCAGAGGAGTCGTTTCGCGGTAACTACCCCTTCGATCTTTCAAATCCCCTCTGGAAAAACTTCATCCAAAAGATGCACTCGGATGGCCGGGAGATCGACTATGAGGAATTCAAACAGACCGTAATCAACATCTGCAGGAACCGGTGGGCCGAGGGTATTTTCGATATCGAAAAGTCAGAGATCAAAAGCGACCAGGTTGCCGTTGACGCTGGTGATGTGCTGGAACTATTCAAGATTGGCGACTTCAACGATCTCGAGGAGGCATGGGGAGTCAGAACCAAAGACGAACTGCGGAACGCATACCCGGAAGAAGACAATATTCTGAGTAAAATCGGCTACGATATTGTCGTGGCGTTTATGAAACCAAACGTGATCTTCAATAAGGAGAAGACGGAGGAGCGTAAAACGGATGCACTCGCCAAGGTCCCCCGATATCAGGGAATTGTGATGGAGAACGAAAGAATTGTTGACGCAAACACACGGGTGACACGGGAAGTTCTCTTGAAGCTGGACTCATACAGGCATGAACTCGACAAACGGGAGAAATTTGAAACAGGACTGGCAGTCATACTTCCGTGGGTGGGCCGTATTTTGCTTGTGGGGGTCATTCTATCTTTCTTTTTTACTTTCCTCAGAACTTACCGGCGTACGTTGTTTGAGGACAACAAGATGCTTCTCCTGTTCGGCACCATGTACCTCCTCATGGTGGCGTTGGCCTATGTCTTCGTTTTCACATTCGGTCTTTCTGAATATCTCGTTCCCGTTACGGTTGTCGCCATGGTTGTGACGGTACTGTTCGATGCCCGGATTGCGGTGATGGCGATGGTGGCCCTTTCCATCCTTATCGCTTTCATTATCGGCAACAAGCTCGATTTTGTCATCGTCTCTCTTTTCACCAGTGTTGCTGCCATCTATGCCGTGCGAAAACTACGAACCCGGGCGCAGCTGTTTTCGGCAATTCTTTATATAGTCGTTGGCGGTGCTCTGGCGATTGCCGCCCTGGGAATGCTGAAGCGGACAGAATGGACCCATATTCGGTACGATTTTCTTTTCATCGGCATGAGTGGGATTCTGGCCCCTTTTATCACCTTCGGTCTTAGTGCTCTGCTCGAAATCGTTTTCGGAGTCACTTCCGACCTTACTCTCCTGGAATTGTCAGACTTCAATCATCCCTTGCTGAAACGACTGTCCAAGGAGGCAAACGGAACCTTCAATCACTGCGTCGTGGTGGGAAATATGGTCGAATCATGTGCCAACGCCCTTAAAGCCAATCCTCTCCTCTGCCGTGTGGGAGCCTACTATCACGACATCGGCAAACTGATGCGCCCCGAATACTTTGTGGAAAATCAGTTGGGAAGCGATAACAAACACGACAATCTGTCCGCAACTTTGTCCGCCCGGATCATAACCAGCCACGTCAAAGACGGATTGAAACTTGCCAGGGAATATCGCCTGCCCCCTGCCGTCAGTGATTTCATTCCCATGCACCACGGCACAGACAGGATCGAGTATTTCTATCAAAAAGCCGTGGATCAGGCCAACGGCAATCCCTCGAAAGTGAACGAAAGTGACTTCTGCTACTCGGGCCCGAAACCCGACACGAAGGAGACAGGGATTCTCATGATCTGCGAGGCGGTGGAAGCCACCGTTCGTTCCCTAAAAAATCCCGATCTTCGCCAGATCAACGCCACGGTGACCAAGATCATTGAAAAACGACTCAAGGACGGTCAGTTGGACAATTGTCCCCTCACCATGCGGGATCTCGCCAGGATGCGAGGTGACGTGCGAGGAGGAGACGGATTGCTTCCGGTTCTCAGAGGCATTTATCACCTAAGAATTGAGTATCCGGATCAGAAAAAAATCCCCTCCCGCCCCACCGCTTCTGCATGA
- a CDS encoding acyl-CoA dehydrogenase family protein, whose product MNELFLSEEQLMLRDMVREFAVNEVAPIAAEIDRNSRFPREIVQRMSELGLMGIPIPEKYGGAGMDHVAYATAVCELAKICASTAITMAAHTSLGTTPILLIGSEEQKKKFLPKLASGEMIGAFGLTEPEAGSDARATKTTAVLNGNEWVINGGKIFTTNAGVAGLLLITAVTLIGGETEGIGAFVVETDTPGLKLGPPEKKMGWKASDTRQVFFEDLHIPQDHLLGTPGEGFKTFLKALIGGRISVGALAVGTAEGAYEAALKYAREREAFGKPIYQFQSVGFKLANMATEIEAARLLVYEAARRYDLKQKVIKQAAMAKLFASEVAMRTTIDAIQIFGGFGYIKDYPVERFFRDAKVLTIGEGTSEIQRLIILRELISSFPEHEPQSVTSS is encoded by the coding sequence ATGAACGAACTATTCCTTTCCGAAGAACAGTTGATGCTCCGAGATATGGTCCGGGAGTTTGCCGTGAATGAGGTAGCCCCTATCGCTGCCGAAATTGATCGTAACTCCCGGTTTCCACGAGAGATTGTCCAGAGGATGTCGGAGCTGGGCCTCATGGGTATTCCCATCCCCGAAAAATACGGTGGTGCGGGCATGGATCATGTGGCCTATGCCACGGCCGTCTGTGAACTGGCCAAGATATGTGCATCCACGGCCATTACCATGGCCGCCCACACCTCTTTGGGAACCACACCGATACTTCTCATAGGCAGCGAGGAACAGAAAAAGAAGTTTCTCCCAAAGCTCGCCTCCGGTGAAATGATCGGTGCTTTTGGGCTCACGGAACCCGAAGCCGGAAGCGACGCCAGAGCCACCAAGACAACCGCTGTCCTGAACGGAAATGAGTGGGTCATAAATGGGGGAAAAATCTTTACAACCAACGCCGGTGTTGCAGGTCTGCTCCTCATCACCGCCGTCACGCTTATCGGAGGAGAGACCGAGGGCATCGGTGCTTTCGTTGTCGAAACTGATACCCCCGGTCTGAAGCTAGGTCCCCCTGAAAAGAAAATGGGCTGGAAAGCTTCGGATACGCGGCAGGTATTCTTCGAGGATCTACACATTCCCCAGGATCATCTGCTGGGAACTCCAGGGGAGGGCTTCAAGACCTTCCTGAAAGCACTCATAGGAGGACGAATCTCCGTAGGTGCCCTGGCAGTTGGCACTGCTGAGGGGGCTTATGAAGCAGCCCTCAAATACGCGCGGGAAAGGGAGGCCTTTGGAAAACCCATCTATCAATTTCAGTCCGTGGGGTTCAAGCTTGCGAACATGGCAACGGAGATTGAAGCTGCCAGACTGCTCGTTTACGAAGCTGCCAGACGATACGACTTGAAACAGAAGGTGATCAAACAAGCAGCCATGGCAAAACTTTTTGCCTCAGAGGTGGCCATGAGGACCACCATCGATGCGATTCAGATCTTCGGGGGTTTCGGTTACATTAAGGACTATCCCGTTGAGAGATTCTTCCGTGACGCAAAGGTGCTGACGATAGGAGAGGGAACCAGCGAGATTCAGCGTCTCATTATTCTCCGGGAATTAATCAGTTCCTTTCCAGAGCATGAGCCACAATCCGTTACCTCGTCATGA